A window of Juglans regia cultivar Chandler chromosome 7, Walnut 2.0, whole genome shotgun sequence contains these coding sequences:
- the LOC109021270 gene encoding histone-lysine N-methyltransferase CLF isoform X2, producing MASKTSPSASTTRLDPPKDASETSLIRKEILTVIDSVKKQVAAGRSVSVKNKMEENRQKLAGVTNHLYKFSMDRRTGRTNDTDRSIDLLTKRQKDALDMHNGVDASDGDMDSSSSQEDAPASTAVLLGSNVPVKNAVRPIKISEAKRLPPYTTWIFLDRNQRMTEDQSVVGRRRIYYDQNGGEALICSDSEEELIEDEEKKDFIESEDYILRMTVKEVGLSDQVLESLAQCFSRSPCEVKARYETLIKEEKAVEGSKNGDNEDILHNGNSLLDKDLDAALDSFDNLFCRRCLVFDCRLHGCSQDLVFPTEKQPSWRPTDEENIPCGLHCYRSALKSQRIARGSSSINGDFEEKSAPSSGSAGAQISSRKKAPGPSARKKVKSCQSESASSNAKNVSESSDSENGPGHDTTSTHQSSPRKTKLSGKCGIGKRNSKRVAERVLVCMQKKQKKMVASDDCDSFVSGGLCPGEMKPKSNACKENDDTSSSMHKNVKSPSSGRLRRKESSIQASHKVVPGEVPDGSSNDMITDPPAASSDDNSRKEEFVDENAYKQESSDNKSWKAFEKGLFEKGVEIFGRNSCLIARNLLNGMKTCWEVFQYMNCSESKLSCQAGDGANSLIEGYSKGNNEVRRRSRFLRRRGRVRRLKYTWKSAAYHSIRKRITERKDQPCRQYNPCGCQTACGKQCACLQNGTCCEKYCGCPKSCKNRFRGCHCAKSQCRSRQCPCFAADRECDPDVCRNCWVSCGDGTFGVPSQRGDNYECRNMKLLLKQQQRVLLGRSDVSGWGAFLKNSVSKHEYLGEYTGELISHREADKRGKIYDRENSSFLFNLNDQFVLDAYRKGDKLKFANHSPDPNCYAKVIMVAGDHRVGIFAKERICAGEELFYDYRYEPDRAPAWARKPEASGSKKEEGAPSSGRAKKLA from the exons ATGGCGTCCAAGACCTCGCCTTCGGCCTCTACCACCAGATTGGACCCTCCCAAAGACGCTTCG GAAACAAGTCTTATTCGGAAGGAGATTTTAACTGTCATTGATTCTGTAAAGAAGCAAGTTGCTGCTGGCCGATCTGTTTCTGTAAAG aataaaatggaagaaaataggCAGAAATTGGCTGGTGTGACAAACcatctttataaattttctatggATAGAAGGACCGGTAGGACTAATGATACTGATAGAAGTATAGATCTACTGACAAAGAGGCAGAAAGATGCGCTTGATATGCATAATGGTGTTGATGCAAGTGATGGGGATATGGATAGCAGTAGCTCTCAAGAAGATGCCCCTGCTTCTACTGCAGTTCTTCTAGGATCTAATGTTCCAGTGAAGAATGCAGTTCGTCCCATTAAGATCTCAGAAGCAAAAAGATTGCCTCCTTATACTACATGGATTTTCTTGGACAG AAATCAAAGAATGACAGAGGATCAGTCAGTGGTTGGTCGACGAAGAATCTATTATGATCAAAATGGTGGTGAAGCACTAATTTGTAGTGACAGTGAGGAAGAACTAATTGAggatgaagagaagaaagattTTATAGAATCTGAAGATTACATACTTCG CATGACTGTCAAGGAAGTTGGTTTATCAGATCAAGTGCTGGAATCACTAGCACAATGTTTTTCTAGAAGCCCTTGTGAAGTCAAG GCAAGATACGAAACTCTTATTAAGGAAGAGAAGGCTGTGGAAGGTTCTAAGAATGGTGATAATGAAGACATTTTGCATAATGGGAATTCTCTTCTTGATAAAGATCTTGACGCAGCTTTGGATTCTTTTGACAACCTATTTTGTCGCCGATGTCTT GTTTTTGATTGCAGATTACATGGATGCTCACAGGATCTTGTCTTTCct ACTGAGAAACAACCTTCATGGCGCCCTACAGATGAGGAAAATATACCATGTGGCCTACATTGCTATCGATCT GCATTGAAGTCGCAAAGAATAGCTAGAGGGAGCTCTTCCATTAATggtgattttgaagaaaaatctgcCCCTTCATCTGGTAGTGCTGGGGCTCAGATATCATCCAGGAAGAAGGCTCCTGGTCCATCTGCTAGAAAGAAGGTGAAGTCCTGCCAAAGTGAAAGTGCTTCATCAAATGCAAAGAATGTATCAGAAAGCAGTGACTCCGAGAATGGCCCCGGGCATGACACCACTTCTACCCACCAGTCATCACCTCGCAAAACTAAGCTTTCAGGAAAATGTGGAATTGGTAAGAGGAACAGCAAGCGAGTTGCCGAACGTGTTCTAGTTTGCATGCAGAAAAAGCAGAAGAAAATGGTAGCTTCTGATGATTGTGATTCCTTTGTGAGTGGAGGTCTTTGTCCCGGCGAGATGAAACCTAAATCTAATGCATGTAAGGAAAATGATGATACTAGTTCTTCTATGCATAAGAATGTGAAATCCCCATCTAGTGGAAGGTTGAGAAGGAAGGAATCATCAATTCAAGCCAGTCACAAGGTTGTGCCGGGTGAGGTTCCTGATGGTTCATCAAATGATATGATTACAGATCCACCTGCTGCTAGCAGTGATGACAACTCGAGGAAAGAAGAGTTCGTagatgaaaatgcatataaacaaGAATCGAGTGATAATAAATCTTGGAAAGCTTTTGAAAAAGGCCTTTTTGAGAAAGGCGTCGAAATTTTTGGGAGGAATAG TTGTTTAATTGCTAGGAACCTTCTAAATGGTATGAAGACATGTTGGGAGGTTTTTCAATACATGAATTGCTCTGAGAGTAAGCTGTCCTGCCAAGCTGGTGATGGTGCAAACTCTCTTATTGAAGGCTATTCTAAG GGTAATAATGAAGtgagaagaagatcaagatttTTACGTAGGAGGGGTAGAGTTCGTCGCTTGAAGTATACCTGGAAGTCTGCTGCTTACCATTCAATCCGGAAACGAATTACTGAGAGAAAAGATCAGCCATGCCGGCAGTACAATCCATGTGGTTGCCAAACTGCTTGTGGCAAGCAGTGTGCTTGTCTTCAAAATGGGACCTGCTGTGAAAAGTACTGTGG ATGTCCAAAGAGTTGCAAGAACCGTTTTAGAGGCTGCCATTGTGCTAAAAGTCAATGTCGAAGTCGTCAGTGTCCGTGCTTTGCTGCAGACAGAGAATGTGATCCAGATGTTTGTAGGAATTGTTGGGTCAG CTGTGGAGATGGTACttttggggttccaagccaaaGAGGTGATAATTATGAATGTAGAAATATGAAGCTTCTTCTAAAACAGCAACAAAGG GTTTTACTTGGTAGATCTGATGTATCTGGATGGGGAGCTTTCCTCAAG AATAGTGTAAGCAAGCATGAATATCTTGGTGAATACACTGGGGAGCTAATTTCGCATCGAGAAGCAGATAAACGTGGAAAGATTTATGACCGTGAAAATTCGTCATTTCTCTTCAATCTGAATGATCAG TTTGTCCTTGATGCATACCGGAAGGGTGACAAATTGAAGTTTGCCAACCACTCTCCAGATCCAAATTGTTATGCTAAG GTTATTATGGTTGCCGGGGATCACCGAGTTGGTATATTTGCCAAGGAACGAATTTGTGCTGGGGAGGAACTCTTTTATGATTATCGATACGAACCAGACAGAGCTCCTGCCTGGGCTCGAAAGCCGGAGGCATCTGGATCAAAAAAGGAGGAGGGTGCTCCTTCAAGTGGCCGTGCCAAGAAGCTCGCTTAA
- the LOC109021270 gene encoding histone-lysine N-methyltransferase CLF isoform X1 → MASKTSPSASTTRLDPPKDASMMKLQETSLIRKEILTVIDSVKKQVAAGRSVSVKNKMEENRQKLAGVTNHLYKFSMDRRTGRTNDTDRSIDLLTKRQKDALDMHNGVDASDGDMDSSSSQEDAPASTAVLLGSNVPVKNAVRPIKISEAKRLPPYTTWIFLDRNQRMTEDQSVVGRRRIYYDQNGGEALICSDSEEELIEDEEKKDFIESEDYILRMTVKEVGLSDQVLESLAQCFSRSPCEVKARYETLIKEEKAVEGSKNGDNEDILHNGNSLLDKDLDAALDSFDNLFCRRCLVFDCRLHGCSQDLVFPTEKQPSWRPTDEENIPCGLHCYRSALKSQRIARGSSSINGDFEEKSAPSSGSAGAQISSRKKAPGPSARKKVKSCQSESASSNAKNVSESSDSENGPGHDTTSTHQSSPRKTKLSGKCGIGKRNSKRVAERVLVCMQKKQKKMVASDDCDSFVSGGLCPGEMKPKSNACKENDDTSSSMHKNVKSPSSGRLRRKESSIQASHKVVPGEVPDGSSNDMITDPPAASSDDNSRKEEFVDENAYKQESSDNKSWKAFEKGLFEKGVEIFGRNSCLIARNLLNGMKTCWEVFQYMNCSESKLSCQAGDGANSLIEGYSKGNNEVRRRSRFLRRRGRVRRLKYTWKSAAYHSIRKRITERKDQPCRQYNPCGCQTACGKQCACLQNGTCCEKYCGCPKSCKNRFRGCHCAKSQCRSRQCPCFAADRECDPDVCRNCWVSCGDGTFGVPSQRGDNYECRNMKLLLKQQQRVLLGRSDVSGWGAFLKNSVSKHEYLGEYTGELISHREADKRGKIYDRENSSFLFNLNDQFVLDAYRKGDKLKFANHSPDPNCYAKVIMVAGDHRVGIFAKERICAGEELFYDYRYEPDRAPAWARKPEASGSKKEEGAPSSGRAKKLA, encoded by the exons ATGGCGTCCAAGACCTCGCCTTCGGCCTCTACCACCAGATTGGACCCTCCCAAAGACGCTTCG ATGATGAAACTGCAGGAAACAAGTCTTATTCGGAAGGAGATTTTAACTGTCATTGATTCTGTAAAGAAGCAAGTTGCTGCTGGCCGATCTGTTTCTGTAAAG aataaaatggaagaaaataggCAGAAATTGGCTGGTGTGACAAACcatctttataaattttctatggATAGAAGGACCGGTAGGACTAATGATACTGATAGAAGTATAGATCTACTGACAAAGAGGCAGAAAGATGCGCTTGATATGCATAATGGTGTTGATGCAAGTGATGGGGATATGGATAGCAGTAGCTCTCAAGAAGATGCCCCTGCTTCTACTGCAGTTCTTCTAGGATCTAATGTTCCAGTGAAGAATGCAGTTCGTCCCATTAAGATCTCAGAAGCAAAAAGATTGCCTCCTTATACTACATGGATTTTCTTGGACAG AAATCAAAGAATGACAGAGGATCAGTCAGTGGTTGGTCGACGAAGAATCTATTATGATCAAAATGGTGGTGAAGCACTAATTTGTAGTGACAGTGAGGAAGAACTAATTGAggatgaagagaagaaagattTTATAGAATCTGAAGATTACATACTTCG CATGACTGTCAAGGAAGTTGGTTTATCAGATCAAGTGCTGGAATCACTAGCACAATGTTTTTCTAGAAGCCCTTGTGAAGTCAAG GCAAGATACGAAACTCTTATTAAGGAAGAGAAGGCTGTGGAAGGTTCTAAGAATGGTGATAATGAAGACATTTTGCATAATGGGAATTCTCTTCTTGATAAAGATCTTGACGCAGCTTTGGATTCTTTTGACAACCTATTTTGTCGCCGATGTCTT GTTTTTGATTGCAGATTACATGGATGCTCACAGGATCTTGTCTTTCct ACTGAGAAACAACCTTCATGGCGCCCTACAGATGAGGAAAATATACCATGTGGCCTACATTGCTATCGATCT GCATTGAAGTCGCAAAGAATAGCTAGAGGGAGCTCTTCCATTAATggtgattttgaagaaaaatctgcCCCTTCATCTGGTAGTGCTGGGGCTCAGATATCATCCAGGAAGAAGGCTCCTGGTCCATCTGCTAGAAAGAAGGTGAAGTCCTGCCAAAGTGAAAGTGCTTCATCAAATGCAAAGAATGTATCAGAAAGCAGTGACTCCGAGAATGGCCCCGGGCATGACACCACTTCTACCCACCAGTCATCACCTCGCAAAACTAAGCTTTCAGGAAAATGTGGAATTGGTAAGAGGAACAGCAAGCGAGTTGCCGAACGTGTTCTAGTTTGCATGCAGAAAAAGCAGAAGAAAATGGTAGCTTCTGATGATTGTGATTCCTTTGTGAGTGGAGGTCTTTGTCCCGGCGAGATGAAACCTAAATCTAATGCATGTAAGGAAAATGATGATACTAGTTCTTCTATGCATAAGAATGTGAAATCCCCATCTAGTGGAAGGTTGAGAAGGAAGGAATCATCAATTCAAGCCAGTCACAAGGTTGTGCCGGGTGAGGTTCCTGATGGTTCATCAAATGATATGATTACAGATCCACCTGCTGCTAGCAGTGATGACAACTCGAGGAAAGAAGAGTTCGTagatgaaaatgcatataaacaaGAATCGAGTGATAATAAATCTTGGAAAGCTTTTGAAAAAGGCCTTTTTGAGAAAGGCGTCGAAATTTTTGGGAGGAATAG TTGTTTAATTGCTAGGAACCTTCTAAATGGTATGAAGACATGTTGGGAGGTTTTTCAATACATGAATTGCTCTGAGAGTAAGCTGTCCTGCCAAGCTGGTGATGGTGCAAACTCTCTTATTGAAGGCTATTCTAAG GGTAATAATGAAGtgagaagaagatcaagatttTTACGTAGGAGGGGTAGAGTTCGTCGCTTGAAGTATACCTGGAAGTCTGCTGCTTACCATTCAATCCGGAAACGAATTACTGAGAGAAAAGATCAGCCATGCCGGCAGTACAATCCATGTGGTTGCCAAACTGCTTGTGGCAAGCAGTGTGCTTGTCTTCAAAATGGGACCTGCTGTGAAAAGTACTGTGG ATGTCCAAAGAGTTGCAAGAACCGTTTTAGAGGCTGCCATTGTGCTAAAAGTCAATGTCGAAGTCGTCAGTGTCCGTGCTTTGCTGCAGACAGAGAATGTGATCCAGATGTTTGTAGGAATTGTTGGGTCAG CTGTGGAGATGGTACttttggggttccaagccaaaGAGGTGATAATTATGAATGTAGAAATATGAAGCTTCTTCTAAAACAGCAACAAAGG GTTTTACTTGGTAGATCTGATGTATCTGGATGGGGAGCTTTCCTCAAG AATAGTGTAAGCAAGCATGAATATCTTGGTGAATACACTGGGGAGCTAATTTCGCATCGAGAAGCAGATAAACGTGGAAAGATTTATGACCGTGAAAATTCGTCATTTCTCTTCAATCTGAATGATCAG TTTGTCCTTGATGCATACCGGAAGGGTGACAAATTGAAGTTTGCCAACCACTCTCCAGATCCAAATTGTTATGCTAAG GTTATTATGGTTGCCGGGGATCACCGAGTTGGTATATTTGCCAAGGAACGAATTTGTGCTGGGGAGGAACTCTTTTATGATTATCGATACGAACCAGACAGAGCTCCTGCCTGGGCTCGAAAGCCGGAGGCATCTGGATCAAAAAAGGAGGAGGGTGCTCCTTCAAGTGGCCGTGCCAAGAAGCTCGCTTAA
- the LOC109009096 gene encoding PI-PLC X domain-containing protein At5g67130 isoform X2, giving the protein MLACFPDHRRMCRAPAIEYLFLSLFFSVLFSTSTACSNGNCQVLEACSAATDCGAGLYCGNCPALGKTQPFCTRGQATIPTSIVNGLPFNKYSWVVTHNSFSIVDAPPLPGVQRLTFYNQEDTVTNQLRNGVRGLMLDMYDFNNDIWLCHSFRGQCFNFTAFQPAINTLKEVEAFLSENPTEIVTIIIEDYVQAPKGLTNLFTNAGLGKYWFPVSKMPKKGEDWPTVTEMVQDNHRLLVFTSATSKEADEGIAYQWKYMVENEAGDPGVVRGSCPKRKESKPLNSRSASLFFQNYFPTIPVQSEACKEHSTPLAEMVGTCYKAAGNSMPNFLAVNFYMRSDGGGVFDATDRINGQTLCGCSTVTACQAGAPFGSCKNVTVPNPSPLTNTAGSFTGSVQFSRSASTAHSPSCFILFLFYLPLMAVFF; this is encoded by the exons ATGTTGGCGTGCTTTCCGGACCACCGAAGAATGTGCAGAGCTCCTGCTATTGAGTACCTCTTTCTTTCCCTCTTCTTCTCTGTCCTTTTCTCCACTTCCACTGCTTGCTCGAATGGGAATTGCCAG GTTCTGGAAGCTTGTTCAGCTGCCACAGACTGTGGGGCTGGCCTCTACTGTGGCAACTGCCCTGCTCTGGGCAAGACTCAGCCTTTCTGCACCAGAGGCCAAGCCACCATTCCCACCTCAATT GTTAACGGGCTTCCCTTCAATAAGTATTCATGGGTGGTGACTCACAATTCGTTTAGTATTGTTGATGCACCGCCTTTGCCGGGTGTTCAGAGATTGACATTTTACAATCAAGAAGACACTGTGACTAATCAGCTGAGA AACGGAGTGAGGGGATTGATGTTGGATATGTACGATTTCAATAACGATATCTGGCTCTGCCACTCATTTCGAGGGCAATGTTTCAACTTCACTGCATTT CAACCTGCAATTAACACTTTGAAGGAAGTGGAAGCATTCTTGAGTGAAAACCCAACAGAGATTGTGACCATTATTATTGAGGACTATGTGCAAGCTCCCAAAGGGTTGACAAATCTGTTCACCAATGCTGGGTTGGGCAAGTATTGGTTTCCCGTGTCCAAGATGCCCAAAAAGGGTGAAGATTGGCCCACTGTGACTGAGATGGTGCAAGACAATCACCGGCTCCTAGTTTTTACTTCTGCCACTTCAAAGGAAGCTGATGAAGGAATTGCTTATCAGTGGAAGTACATGGTGGAAAATGAAG CTGGAGATCCTGGGGTGGTAAGAGGTTCATGTCCTAAGAGAAAAGAGTCAAAGCCGCTGAATTCAAGAAGTGCATCTCTGTTCTTTCAGAATTACTTCCCAACAATTCCAGTTCAGTCTGAAGCTTGCAAGGAGCATTCAACTCCACTGGCTGAGATGGTCGGTACCTGTTACAAAGCAGCAGGGAACTCGATGCCTAACTTCTTGGCTGTCAACTTTTACATG aGGAGTGATGGAGGAGGTGTGTTTGATGCTACCGATAGAATCAATGGACAGACATTATGTGGTTGTAGTACTGTTACTGCCTGCCAG GCTGGAGCACCTTTTGGGTCATGCAAGAATGTAACTGTTCCTAATCCAAGCCCATTAACCAATACTGCAGGAAGCTTTACTGGATCTGTTCAGTTCTCAAGATCTGCTTCAACAGCCCATTCTCCAAGTTGCttcattcttttcttgttttatttgcCATTAATGGCAGTTTTCTTCTGA
- the LOC109009096 gene encoding PI-PLC X domain-containing protein At5g67130 isoform X1: MLACFPDHRRMCRAPAIEYLFLSLFFSVLFSTSTACSNGNCQVLEACSAATDCGAGLYCGNCPALGKTQPFCTRGQATIPTSIVNGLPFNKYSWVVTHNSFSIVDAPPLPGVQRLTFYNQEDTVTNQLRNGVRGLMLDMYDFNNDIWLCHSFRGQCFNFTAFQPAINTLKEVEAFLSENPTEIVTIIIEDYVQAPKGLTNLFTNAGLGKYWFPVSKMPKKGEDWPTVTEMVQDNHRLLVFTSATSKEADEGIAYQWKYMVENEGELYKNVNIVMTWYCIHNVQNGLIMDLVSAGDPGVVRGSCPKRKESKPLNSRSASLFFQNYFPTIPVQSEACKEHSTPLAEMVGTCYKAAGNSMPNFLAVNFYMRSDGGGVFDATDRINGQTLCGCSTVTACQAGAPFGSCKNVTVPNPSPLTNTAGSFTGSVQFSRSASTAHSPSCFILFLFYLPLMAVFF; encoded by the exons ATGTTGGCGTGCTTTCCGGACCACCGAAGAATGTGCAGAGCTCCTGCTATTGAGTACCTCTTTCTTTCCCTCTTCTTCTCTGTCCTTTTCTCCACTTCCACTGCTTGCTCGAATGGGAATTGCCAG GTTCTGGAAGCTTGTTCAGCTGCCACAGACTGTGGGGCTGGCCTCTACTGTGGCAACTGCCCTGCTCTGGGCAAGACTCAGCCTTTCTGCACCAGAGGCCAAGCCACCATTCCCACCTCAATT GTTAACGGGCTTCCCTTCAATAAGTATTCATGGGTGGTGACTCACAATTCGTTTAGTATTGTTGATGCACCGCCTTTGCCGGGTGTTCAGAGATTGACATTTTACAATCAAGAAGACACTGTGACTAATCAGCTGAGA AACGGAGTGAGGGGATTGATGTTGGATATGTACGATTTCAATAACGATATCTGGCTCTGCCACTCATTTCGAGGGCAATGTTTCAACTTCACTGCATTT CAACCTGCAATTAACACTTTGAAGGAAGTGGAAGCATTCTTGAGTGAAAACCCAACAGAGATTGTGACCATTATTATTGAGGACTATGTGCAAGCTCCCAAAGGGTTGACAAATCTGTTCACCAATGCTGGGTTGGGCAAGTATTGGTTTCCCGTGTCCAAGATGCCCAAAAAGGGTGAAGATTGGCCCACTGTGACTGAGATGGTGCAAGACAATCACCGGCTCCTAGTTTTTACTTCTGCCACTTCAAAGGAAGCTGATGAAGGAATTGCTTATCAGTGGAAGTACATGGTGGAAAATGAAGGTGAGCTTTATAAGAATGTAAATATTGTTATGACTTGGTATTGTATCCACAATGTCCAAAATGGTCTAATAATGGATTTGGTTTCAGCTGGAGATCCTGGGGTGGTAAGAGGTTCATGTCCTAAGAGAAAAGAGTCAAAGCCGCTGAATTCAAGAAGTGCATCTCTGTTCTTTCAGAATTACTTCCCAACAATTCCAGTTCAGTCTGAAGCTTGCAAGGAGCATTCAACTCCACTGGCTGAGATGGTCGGTACCTGTTACAAAGCAGCAGGGAACTCGATGCCTAACTTCTTGGCTGTCAACTTTTACATG aGGAGTGATGGAGGAGGTGTGTTTGATGCTACCGATAGAATCAATGGACAGACATTATGTGGTTGTAGTACTGTTACTGCCTGCCAG GCTGGAGCACCTTTTGGGTCATGCAAGAATGTAACTGTTCCTAATCCAAGCCCATTAACCAATACTGCAGGAAGCTTTACTGGATCTGTTCAGTTCTCAAGATCTGCTTCAACAGCCCATTCTCCAAGTTGCttcattcttttcttgttttatttgcCATTAATGGCAGTTTTCTTCTGA
- the LOC109009097 gene encoding F-box protein At5g67140, whose translation MEEEEGIDRLPMDLLAHIFVFISSFTDLAQARSVCKKWKRGVKRSLARRESLTFAGCKMDDETIARLVRHAYSLKDIDISKSRWGCQITDKGLYRISLAKCVSNLTSISLWGMTGVTDKGVVQLMSRTNSLQHLNIGGTFITDESLFAIADNCPHLKTVVLWSCRHVTENGLLVLVNKCQKLESINVWGTRVPVGCFMGLLTIRPGLMIKI comes from the exons atggaggaagaggaagggatTGATCGGTTGCCCATGGACCTGCTGGCTCATATATTCGttttcatctcttccttcacTGATTTGGCTCA GGCAAGAAGTGTGTGCAAGAAATGGAAACGGGGAGTGAAGCGGTCTTTGGCTCGGAGGGAGTCTCTGACTTTTGCTGGTTGCAAGATGGATGATGAAACCATCGCCCGTCTCGTTCGCCATGCTTACAGCCTCAAAGACATTGACAT ttcaaAGAGCCGTTGGGGTTGCCAAATCACGGATAAAGGACTTTACAGAATATCTTTGGCCAAGTGTGTCAGCAATCTGACATCCATATCTTTATGGGGTATGACAGGGGTCACGGACAAAGGTGTTGTTCAATTG ATGTCCAGAACTAATTCCTTGCAACACCTGAATATTGGTGGTACATTTATCACAGATGAATCTTTATTTGCCATTGCAGATAACTGTCCACATTTAAAG ACTGTAGTTCTGTGGAGCTGCCGTCACGTGACTGAGAATGGGCTTCTTGTTCTTGTAAATAAATGTCAGAAGCTTGAATCTATCAATGTATGGGGAACGAGAGTTCCGGTCGGCTGCTTCATGGGTTTGCTTACTATTCGTCCAGGtcttatgataaaaatataa